The genomic region TTGGGTTTGGCCTTGGATAGGTCTTAAGGTTGTGTGAGGGTGGTCTTACACTTCCTTACCAAGTGTGGGTAAGGTAGACTAAGTTGGAATAGTCACCTTTTGAGTCTATTAGACTGTGAGTCCATTTGACACTTCTTGTTGTGTGCACTTTGCATCACCCGTCCTCCGATTGAGCCGACTTGATGTATACTCAATTTGGTATATATATACAGTTGCTTAGTGAAGGATAGATATCATGATCATTTTGATCATATCATAGTTGTATATGAactatagtgaatgtgaaagtgattatatatagtgaatgtgaaagtgattttGTATAGTGAATGTGGAAGTGATTATGTATAGTGATTGTGGAAGTGATTATGCACCTCAATGGAACTGTATCTCATGCATGTGATAGATGTAATCTTAACagttcaaaattttgtaatattggTTGTAAGCCATCCTCCAGTAGTGAGCCGTTATATTTTGGGCAGTGAGCCACCTTGTATTCTGGAATTGGTTACATAATATTGAGAGCTGAtcctcttcgtggtttttcccgtCTTGGGTTTTTTACGTATAAATTCTAGTGTTATGTAATGTACTGTGTTTTTGATTATGGAGAAAACAGGTTtcgaagggacctgaaaccctttcaCATAGAACTACATCAAAAAGATGCCATGAGTAAAACCAAAAGAATTACAGTCCAAAGGCAGCAAAAGACCAGCAATTGTTTATGTGGTATACTGTGTTTTTGCTTATTGTTCATTTCAATTCTGCAATTAtgttatgttatgtggatggttgattaaatattttaataaattcaagagaatactgattcacccctcccctctcagtattccaaaTGTTCAACAAAATCACATTTGAATATTGTTTGTCAAGGAGGGAGGTATGCAATCTTTGTTCTCATTGGGAGCATATGAGGATCCAATTGTGCGTTTCTCTTGAAAATTACCTTGATATATGGAGAATGTGCCAAATAAATTGGGATGGCATGGGCATAAAAGAATTTGGCAACATCATCAACAATGCCTTTTTGCTTTTATATTCTACAAGCCTACAACTATATTTTCCCCATCACTGTGCCCTTCTTCACTTCTACTAGAAGCCTTTTTCCTCACAAGTCACAACTTTATAGTGGCAATAGATGACAAATTGGAATGCTCCATCATAGATCCTAGAGCTATACATCTAGCTTTTACCACTCAGCCTAACCAACCTGACCAACTCGACCCTCTCATTTAAAGTTATTTTTCCTCTCATTTAAAGTTATTTTTCCACAAACCCTAATCCATCTCCACTAACACCTAATAAATAGTGACCAGCCCTACTATAACTCACTGGGAATCAGTTCTGCATATATGACAACCAATATTTGCTCCTTAAACTTTCAGACTTGTCTTTGCGCAAAGTGATGATGTACTACAACAAAGATTTTGTGCGGCCAAAAGGGGCTTTTTCATCTTATTTGACAATGGTTGAAGGGCATCCAAAAGATTTTCTATGCTTGTGTTCTCATAAGAGCCCTTGACACTTGCTTCATTTAGAATCACATTCACTTTCTTGGCCTTCATCTCATACTCATCACTAGAAGAACAACAAAGTAGCATAAGGAATTCCTAAGATCTTTAACAAAAAAGAACAATTAAAATAAGCACCTGTTTTACCCAATGGTTATAGCTTACTTAGCAATGAATGTCACATGCTCTGTGATAACAAATGCTGGCAGTGACAGATCTTTCCTTCCTCTTAAAGTTCACAGCTGCAAGTGCAAAATGATTGTGTTAATTGTGAGTGGCAATGCAAATGGGTGAATTAAAAGTATGTTTAGGGTTTCATAAAGGGCGTGGGAGGGCTTACAGGCCCTCACACCCTTTTTTTCCCTTTTTGctttaaaaaacaaaactttcttttGCTTCTTAAAATGTAAATGGTGACTCCTAGCCATCCCTACGATAGTTGGGGGAAGTCACAGACATACTTGGCTGTCTTGGGAACTGCCAGACATCCATGGGATTCCTAACCTCATCGGCTGGCATCCTGGGACATGTCCTTAAATCCCTGAGTATAGGGGATGCCCCCTGCCCTTCCTGTGTCCCAGGGATGGAGTTGGTGACGAGGACACAGGATTGTGTTGTGGCAATGTCTCCCCATGTAACATACATATCGAGAGTACATTATGCTTGTTAATATGGATACATTTGTTAGAATGCCACTTGAAGTACTAGAGAAAAGATGAGAATTGTCTATTGTGTGAAGTCTTTGGACAATTCCAAGTTGCTGAATCGTGGGATTTTTTGGGCAATTTTGGGTATGAAACGTACTGGAATCGGATTCTGAAACGAATCTCCTCTGGGTTCATCTGGGGTTTGTGTTTTTAGATGCAGAAATGTTTCCGAAATGTTTagtgattctagtttgatctttttaaaATTCTTAAGACCTACAGTGCTGATTAGCGAACTCAGAACTTATCTATCACgagattctagtttgatctttttgatattgaaaactgaattttacacacacacagacacacacacccACAGACAGAGACACCCACAGACAGACACACAGACACAGGCATAGACACACATTGTACAAACATACCAAAAATGTACAAAATTGTGCTGTACTGCATTTCGTACCACACACCCGTCCCCGTCCAGTACTCGATCTGCGGCAACTTAGGACAATTCTTCTAATGCTTTTGTTGAGGTTCCTTGGTTGGCTTATGGTGAAGCATGGATTCTGTTCACCTATTGACACTGGAATGTGATTGTTCAAGCTATTGTGTTTAGTAAAATTCGCCAAACAGATAATTGACTAAAAGCTAGTGTACAATCAGAAGATAAAAATAAAATGGTTATTATACTCTGACAAGCtattttttatttatcattagtttaTTAGAAATGCATCTTATAAGACTTCGAGGAACACATAGTTACAGTATTAAATTGACTTGCAAAGTTATATTCTGTTGCATGCATTTTGAATAGTTATCAGGATTGACGTGTTTCTCAATGTAGGTTGCATCATCTTATGGATGGCCAGTCTCCACAACTCATTGCATCGTTGGAGCAATGGTGGGTTTTGGGCTGGTATATGGAGGCGTTGGAGCTGTCTTTTGGAAATCATTAGCTAGAGTTGTTTCATCATGGGTTATATCCCCATTTATGGGTGCTGCGGTTTCATTCCTTGTTTACAAGTGTATTCGTACGGTATGGCCCAAAACGTTTTAAGATTTTTAAATTACTTTTCCTTTTGAAATAGTATTAAGCTATCTGTCTCTGGCCCCACTGAGGTTGTATATTCTTTGAACTCATATGTCAGCACAGTTATTATGAAGTAATAGTTTCTTTTTCTTTGAGATTTGTTAACAATATTCATTTATTTGATTTCCTGGCAGTTTGTCTACAGTGCTCCAAATCCAGGGCAAGCTGCAGCAGCCGCTGCACCTATTGCAGTATTTTTAGGAATTGCAGGTCTTTCATATATAGCATTTCCCTTGAGTGCAGTTCCATTGATTGCCGCAGCACAAGCCCTTGGATGTGGTATTTTAGGAGCTGTTCTTATAACCAAAGTCATTCAACAACAGCTAGGAAATCTGCTTGAGTCATCAAAAGATCCTCAATCAGATGAAAGAGGGATTCCTAGACAGATCAATCTATTATCAGAAATAGCTGGTCCCAAAGGTGATCAGCTGACAATAGTTTATAGTATCTTTGGATATTTGCAAGTACTTTCTGCTTGCTTCATGTCATTTGCACACGGAGCAAATGACGTTGCAAATGCCATTGGCCCCATCACTGCAGCTTTATCAATTCTCCAAGGAACACATCTAAGTGGAAACATAGCTGTCCCTATTGATGTGCTTGCATGGGGTGGATTTGGAATTGTTTCTGGCTTGATGGTATGGGGCTATAAGGTTATGGCAACCATAGGCAAGAAAATTACAGAACTAACCCCAACAAGAGGTTTCGCAGCTGAGTTTGCAGCTGCTAGTGTTGTGGTTATTGCGTCAAAACTTGGGCTTCCTATTTCTGCTACACATACCTTAGTAGGAGCAGTGATGGGAGTTGGATTTGCCAGAGGCCTTAACAATGTCCGGGTTGAAACAATGCGGGagatagttgcctcttgggctGTGACAATTCCAATAGGAGCTGTCTTGTCTGTTATGTATTCATGGATTCTGATAAAGTTTATTCCATCACTGTGTTAATGGAGTAGTCATGTAgatgatataaaaaaaaaatcactttacaGAAAGAAATTGTTGTCAAAGAGTCAGTTTTACTTTAGAAAGGCAAGAGCAGATCGATGTATAACCAAAGTTTTGGTCACTGGCAGAAAATAGTgtaccaaattgaatgaaaatgtttTCTGGGTGGCTTTTCTACACGGGTAAATAATTTTCCACAGAACACTAAAAGAGATGGGCCTTTGTAAAACTTCTTTAGGTAGCAGGTTTAAGTTCTGAGGATTCTGGTGTTTAATGAAGCTATTCAAACTCAGGATTTATGTTAAACGCTTGGTACCTGAGAGCTAAATATTATTGGAGATTTGACTTTGCAGACAGATTTCAATAATTAATGCAGGCACATAAGCTGTTTTTCATTCTGATGTTAGATTCCATAAATATGGCCTTTCATGAAAATCTGTGATCTGCATCGTCGTCTGCAAGTGTTCGGGATGTTTTTGAGTATATTAGCCATTCTCAAGAGACACTGGTATGAATTACAAATCTGGCTTTCTTTAAAATCTtagtaaatattaatattttgtaaTAAGGTGATGTTCTTCAAATTTAATTTAACTCGTCTTTAGAAGAGGAAGACATGTTTGTAAAGTCTCCTTAGGTTGTTTCCGTAATGTTGTGTTGTTTCGAACTTTTAATGTTCACAACGTTTGATTGAGGTACTTTATTGGAGAGGGAGACGGAGAAGTACAAATTTGTTTCTTGTAATTTACTGACAAATTTGGTTCAGGTCCAATGCCCTTTTCTCTTGGGGATTAGTgtgttatttttaattttaagtATGAGCAAACTATTGTCTGTTGTATTAAAAAAACCTGATCTTGGTGTTCATGCCATCAAAGTGAGTTTGTGGCCGGAAAATACCTAAGCCGTGCATGGGTCAATAAGAGGACCAGTTTAATCCTAGACTCAATTCCATCACAGAATGTAACCACTCTGGGAAATTAGCCATTTGCAATTCAAAATTCTGAAACTGCTGGATTGACTGGGTTGATCATGATCTTGCCAGTTGCTACTGTGCAAAACTGTTTAACTTGTAGTCAGTACTTTGTACATTAAAATTTAACTGCAGTACTTTGATAATGTTGTGTAACGTTGCACAAGGAGATTAAATTTTTGAAAGAGGATATTAAAATTTTCCTAATATCTATAAGTTGTAGCTGTTTTCCAATTTGTCCATTGACAAGAGATTTTTCATTCCTTCCCTTCTGTCGTAATAACATAGGTCCTGCTTGTTTGGTTGAGAAAAAATGTTCAAGCCATAACTACATTAGGGGCTTTATATTCCAAACCAACTTTTGAGTCTGGTAAGAATCCCATGTATGCATCTCTTTTTGGAAAAGATTTTGCACCACGTTATGAATGTCCCATTCCAAAGATAATATTGGCATCCAAAAAAGATATTTCCTTAAGTCATCTCATTTACACCACTATTGAATGCCTCTCCTCATACAATTGTCATTAGACCGCTAATTACTTTTGACCAAAAAACAAAAATCCCTTTCAAGAAACATGATGTGCATCCTACAATTCTTTTTGTTAACATAGAACAGAAGAATTTTAACATCCACCAGGCCAAAAATAGCATATTATGTGCATCCTACAATTCTTTTTGTTGAGATAGAACAGAATAGAAGAATTGTTACATCCACCAGGCCAAAAATAGCATATTTCCAGCAGACCATCTATCTagcactcaaatttgtagaattcattgagatatttttatttttcttgaatggGTGGTGTCGGCTAAATTCTATTGAAGCAAAAATTGTGTTAATCGAAAAAATTGGAAATCAGTAGGGTTACAATTTTTGTCTCCCAAAATATTGTGGGTTTTTTCAAAATCGTTCACCCGCAATTTTCAACACGGTTTTGATGTTTAAATGCATTTTTGTCGGTTAAAAAATGCAAAACAATTGTCAGCTTTACTCACGCGATTTACTCGTGTAATTTTTCCCGCATTCAGCCCCCAACTAGGATTTAAATGCTTATCCGTGCAGTGTATTTACCATTGATGGATTTGCAACTTGCACAAATAACGGGGAGGTCGTCCAATTTGCAGTTCGCAAGGTTGTCGCATTTGCAGCCAACCCACTTCCATTGCCAAAAGGCATATTTTTTTATATGAAGTTTTACTGAAATCAATGGTTTAAATCTTatgtttatattaatattaattttaattatagGAAGGGATAGCCTTACATTctttattgaaatcaatggtttaaaGTTGATTAGAAGGATGCAAGAGAATTGAATTGATCTCCAATTATATGTttacattattatttattttaaaaaaataattaaaaattaaaaaaaaacatattttgaatatgattaattaaaaaaagaaTGCGTACAAAAGAAAAATCTACTATTTTTAACTTTTAATAATAATATCTTTTAATGGTATTGCTTTTATTTGAATATTCTATTTTTTAAagagttttgaaagtggaaaagccaaaattattaaaaaaaaagaatttgctATTTTGGtacttttttaaatgattaattttttattaagtgaaattttaattatttatatttttaaatgaaattacaaataatacttcagaattattagaattcatttaatttatagttattacttatttgtcttattaaattttaattattgtagaatatttattttttgaattagaaatctattttttatttctatcttcttttgataagaatatattttaatttaatcttcTTCATTAGGATATTCTTTTATTAAGATGTTATTAAATTATTctaatcatcatcttcttcttttaaggtttaatttacattaagttaaaatttaatCGAATTTTTTTGTCTTATGAAGTTACAAATAATAACtttaaaagataatagaattaatttaatttatacatttgtcttattaaattttaacttaatgtaaaataattatctttaaatttttatttttatatttctctacttATTCTCACGCACTCCTTGTTTCTCctcccctctctccatctctatctttctcCCTACCTctcttcatttttttatatttccctctatctatatctctccctctctctatttttccctctctccctccctcattccctctatatcccactatctctctctctttataaCTGATGCAGAGGACTACCCAAGCTCTTAGTGACAAGCCCAAAtgaggttaggctagtgacccttcaactactcacacACTCACTAGTCATAGGCTTACTCAAGaggagtaaaaggcttcaactcttcaaaagTACCTTACTGGTGATCCCTACTCTTTGGGATTTTGTATTTGGTCCACATATAACATTTAAGACCTCTTTCAAGCACTGGTTTTGATCT from Cryptomeria japonica chromosome 3, Sugi_1.0, whole genome shotgun sequence harbors:
- the LOC131070378 gene encoding inorganic phosphate transporter 2-1, chloroplastic, whose translation is MVGFGLVYGGVGAVFWKSLARVVSSWVISPFMGAAVSFLVYKCIRTFVYSAPNPGQAAAAAAPIAVFLGIAGLSYIAFPLSAVPLIAAAQALGCGILGAVLITKVIQQQLGNLLESSKDPQSDERGIPRQINLLSEIAGPKGDQLTIVYSIFGYLQVLSACFMSFAHGANDVANAIGPITAALSILQGTHLSGNIAVPIDVLAWGGFGIVSGLMVWGYKVMATIGKKITELTPTRGFAAEFAAASVVVIASKLGLPISATHTLVGAVMGVGFARGLNNVRVETMREIVASWAVTIPIGAVLSVMYSWILIKFIPSLC